A region of the Salvelinus sp. IW2-2015 linkage group LG34, ASM291031v2, whole genome shotgun sequence genome:
GGCCGTACTCGTGCTGGTGAGCACTGGTTCCCTTGGTCCACGTGCTTCTCCTCACCGCACAACGCAGCTCTGGCCGCCACAGCGACAATCGTAACACAATCAATTGTAAATAGAAAAATAAGAACAGCAGTTGCACATTTGAGGTTTACTTGTTGCAGGTGTGTGGGAATTATTTggttcatttgtatttatttaatatagtttgtttcagtATTATTGACTTAAAATACATCAACTGAATAATCTCAAGTGAGATGTGTGCAGGTTTTTCTTTTAAGTCagtaataaagaaataaaactgaATCACCTGATTTCTACAATCTACTGGGGGGTGCGTCTTTCTGAGAGTTTTTTTTAAGAGAAAAAGATGACTTTGCGATTCAGTGGCATTGTGTCCGAGTGAGGATCAGAACACAGTCGTTCCGTtgtctgtaaagcctattgtCTGTCTCAATTCCACTATTTAAttcatgtttaataaataaaacaattacagtGTTACTGACCTTTAACCTTTTTGTTGAAGCGCTTCTGCTTCTGCacctccctgttctcctctcttgctTCCTTGGCCTCCTCCAGGGCCTCCTCAGAGCCCCACACCTCTAAGGAGCGCTTCTCCACCTGGGAACACAGCACAACATCATGCTTACTCATCTAACCTAAAtacacctgggtcatgttcattagggcacgcaacggAAAAAGCTTAGAAGCGGAAAACGATAATAAAAATGTCTCATAGACAAGTTTAGGTATTCCTTCCCTATCTCTGTATGCTTTCTTCTGTTTGTTGCCTAATAAACATGACCCACTAACACATTATGGGGTGGCTGTAAACAATAGTAGGGGAACACTACTACAGTGGCAAGTGAAGACAAGGGCTGTGTCTGAAAACACCACTAGCCACCAAAGACTtgcttcctcatcttcctctctaaGCACGTTGGAAGAGGCATCAGACACAGCCAAGATGAGGAAAAGCAGCGAGTTAAAAGCAGTAATAATGGCTGTGAGCTCATCCTACCTGcagcctgaggtagagtttgATGTCTCCCCAGTGAGGGTTGTGTGGGTTCTTCCTCGGGACAAACCTCAGCACTGGCTCCCTCTGGTCCAGGTCACAGTCCTTCAGTAGGTAGAGCTGCTTAGCCTCCGTACGGGATATCAGCTTGTGTTTAACCTCGTAGTCTCTGGTGGGGAACATTCGTAGTGGAAAGAGATAACATAGAATACTAGCTCATTTGCAGCCTCTATTCttataacctggtcccagatccgtTTGTGCTGTCTCATTTGCAGCCTCTATtcttatagcctggtcccagatcagtttgtgctgtcttacCAACTCCTATGGTAATAGTGGTGTGCGTGACAATGAccagttggcaagacagcacaaacaaatCTGGACCAGGCTATTATTCGTATATCCTTCAAGCTTAAATACAAGGCTATTATAAGTAACACAATATCTGTATATTTGCATATTCTGATGTCATTGACACAAGAAGGAAGAGCACTGGTTTTACCTGCAGTTGTCACAGACTGCCAGATCGAAGCCGTTGCTAAGGTAGGAATCCATAAACGACTTGTCACAGTCATCACACACCAGATAGTCTGCCTTTATCACAGGGGCTAGGAGGACAGTCAGAGAGAGCAGTAAAGCTCAGCACTGTCTACATCACATACAGCAGgctagcagacgctcttatttatatatacagtggggcaaaaaagtatttagtcagccaccaattgtgcaagttctcccacttaaaaagatgagagaggcctgtaattttcatcataggtatacttcaactatgacagacaaaatgagaaaataaatccagaaaatcacattgtaggattttttatgaatttatttgcaaattatggtggaaaataagtatttggcacctacaaacaagcaagatttctgctctcacagacctgtaacttcttctttaagaggctcctctgtcctccactcgttacctgtattaatggcacctgtttgaacttgttatcagtataaaagacacctgtccacaacctcaaacagtcacactccaaactctactatggccaagaccaaagagctgtcaaaggacaccagaaaaaaaaattgtagacctgcaccaggctgggaagactgaatctgcaataggtaagcagcttgtttgaagaaatcaactgtgggagcaattattaggaaatggaagacatacaagaccactgataatctccctcgatctggggctccacgcaagatctcaccccgtggggtcaaaatgatcacaagaacggtgagcaaaaatcccagaaccacacggggggacctagtgaatgacctgcagagagctgggaccaaagtaacaaagcctaccatcagcaagggcattgaagatgaaacgtggctgggtctttcagcatgacaatgatcccaaacacaccgcccgggcaacgaaggagtggcttcgtaagaagcatttcaaggtcctggagtggcctagccagtctccagatctcaacccatagaaaatctttggagggagttgaaagtctgtgttgcccagcaacagccccaaaacatcactgctctagagagatctgcatggaggaatgggccaaaataccagcaacagtgtgtgaaaaccttgtgaagacttacagaaaacgtttgacctctgtcattgccaacaaagggtatataacaaagtattgagatataaacttttgttattgaccaaatacttattttccaccataatttgcaaataattcattaaaaatcctacaatgtgattttctggatgtttttttctcattttgtctgtcatagttgaagtgtacctatgatgaaaattacaggcctctctcatatttttaagtgggagaacttgcacaattgatggctgactaaatacttttttgccccactgtataaacacagttcaagtcggaagtttacataatttagtcaaatacatttaaactcagtttttcacaattcctgacatttaatcctagtaagaattccctgtcttaggtcagttaggatcaccactttattttaagaatgtgaaatgtcattaataatagagagaatgatttatttcagcttttatttctttcatcacattcccagtgggtcagaagtttacatacactcaattagtatttgctagcattgcatttaaattgtttaactttggtcaaagtttcaggtagcctatcattttaaaaggctaattgatcagtagaaaaccctttttcaattatgttagcacagctgaaaactggtatgctgattaaagaagcaataaaactggccttctttagactagttgtgtatctggaacatcagcatttgtgggtttgattacaggctcaaaatggccagaaacaaagtactttcttctgaaactcatcagtctattcttgatctgagaaatgagggctattccatgcgagaaattgccaagaaactgaagatctcatacaacgctgtgtactactcccttcacagaacagcgcaaacagtctctaaccagaatagaaagaggcatGGGAGGCCCCGGTCCACAACTGAACaaaaagacaagtacattagagtgttgaGAAACGGACACCtagcaagtcctcaactggcagcttcattaaatagtacccgcaaaacaccagtctcaacgtcaacagtgaagaggcgactccgggatgctggccttctaggcagagttgcaaagaaaaagtcatatctcagactgaccaataaaatgaaagattaagatgggcaaaagaacacagacactggacagaggaagattggaaaaaagtgttatggacagatgaatctaagtttgaggtgttcggatcacaaagaagaacatttgtgagatgcagaaaaaaattCAAGATgatggaggagtgcttgacgccatctgtcaagcatggtggaggtaatgtgatggtctgggggtgcattggtggtggtaaagtgggagatttgtacagagtaaaagggatcttgaagaaggaaggctatgaCTCCATTTTAcgacgccatgccataccctgtggacagcgctTTATTGGagtttcctcctacaacaggacaatgacccaaagcacagttccaaactatgcaataactatgtagggaagaagcagtcagctggtatgctgtctataatggagtggccagcacagtcactggatctcctcaaccctattgagctgttgtgggagcagcttgaccgtgtGGTACAgtatgtaagaagtgcccatcaagccaatccaacttgtgggaggtgcttcagaaagcatggggtgaaatttcttcagattacctcaacaaattgacaactagaatgccaaaggtctgcaaggctgtaattgctgctaaaggaggattctttgacgaaaaaaaagtttgaaggacacaattatttttttcaattaaaaattgtaatttatttataaccttgtcaacgtcctgactatatttcctattcattttgtaactcatttcatgtatgttttcatggaaatcaaggacatttctaagtgaccccaaacttttgaatggtaatgtgtccaatttgtaagtcgctctggataagagcgttaaatgtaaatgtgtgtatatatatggaaatgtgtaaatgtaaatgtgtgtatatatatatatatacgcacACACAGTATATCTAACTTATAACCAGTTTGGAAAGAGTGCTAGGAGGAGAGTTTAGCCAAGGTGCTATAGTCGTCAAACACTAGTCATTCAGATAGTGGTTGGTTGTCACGTGTGCCGTAAATCATTTATAATGGCCATTATTTACAGTAGTAGGTAGTTAGAAATGATTGAAAGAGACTGACTCCACTCAGCAACTGGCGTGTGGTATGACATGAATCCACAAGGGAGCGCACATGAACCACCAAATGCATCTTTCTCTGTTACACATCTGACATCTTGACAGTTAAGAGAGATGACATAATACAACAGATATGAATACCTTGAAGCCCCCGGCAATGTTTAATTGATTATAAATCCACATACCTGGTTGATGCACCACTTTCTTGGTCCTTTGCTTCTCTTCTTCTTCAATGAAGAACCCTCCCCCAGAGTCGACTGTCTTGGCGACTTTGGCCGAGGTTCCACCCCCCTCTCCAGCCCATGGTCTGTTGGCCAGGCAGGCTTGCCTCAGCATCACAGCCCGCTGTCTGTTCCGTTCGATCTTGGCTCTCATAGCGGGGGACAGATCGCAGTTCTTGGCTTTGGGCTCCGAAGGGGGAGAAGCAGCATGATCATTCATCGGCGTGGGGTGCTCCAACAGATCCATCCCAAAACGCAGGACTGGCGCTAGCTAGCTGTTACACTAGATAGCTGTAGGTTACACTCTCCAGTGTCTTGGAAATTGCAATACATTGAAGATGTTTACCAGAAAGACAGCTGGCAGGGTTGAAAGGAGGGCAGAGATGTTTTGATCTTGTTTTTTAGCCCGTACACAGCTGTTAGAGTGGCAATCCACCTGTGCTTTTGCACAAAAACAAAACCACATCTTAACCCTTAACTGTCACTTCTAGAAAAACATGTTTAACAAATTATTCCACTGTAAACTCTAATAAGAACTtccaatatcatttttttttcaacttGATGTTTAATTAGGAAATTACAGAGCTCTACCAGGCGGTTGAGAAGTCAAGAGGTTCATATTAGCAATGCCATATTAGAATGGCAATTTGCATAACATTTTtgcttgtaaaaaaatatattacataaATTACTTTAGGTCTGCTTCAATGGCTTTCATAGGTAGGTAAGCATTGTTAAATGAGGACTGATCTTGAATTTGAGAACATTATGGTCATTTTGTATGTCCAAACATGAATTTTCAATTACATTGAAATTAATGAGTTTTCAGGTGTTGTGTAGTGTGCAATATCCCCCCAAATGTTTTTATTGAATTTAAGATCATGTGTTTCCCACATGTTCCGGACACATTTTGAGATTGTAAATCATCAAGTGCAGTTTTTATTACTATTACAGGCATTATTTTATAGGCAACCTTTAGTCTGAATATTGATTATTAACCCCATGGGGCATGAAATGGGGTTTAACCCATTTATGTTGCATAATATAGTGTGTTGTCAACAATTCAGTCATACAGTTGcggccatatat
Encoded here:
- the LOC111958293 gene encoding DNA repair protein complementing XP-A cells homolog, whose amino-acid sequence is MDLLEHPTPMNDHAASPPSEPKAKNCDLSPAMRAKIERNRQRAVMLRQACLANRPWAGEGGGTSAKVAKTVDSGGGFFIEEEEKQRTKKVVHQPAPVIKADYLVCDDCDKSFMDSYLSNGFDLAVCDNCRDYEVKHKLISRTEAKQLYLLKDCDLDQREPVLRFVPRKNPHNPHWGDIKLYLRLQVEKRSLEVWGSEEALEEAKEAREENREVQKQKRFNKKVKELRCAVRRSTWTKGTSAHQHEYGPEELVDEEEDLYRKVCNTCGHELTYEKM